One region of Salvia miltiorrhiza cultivar Shanhuang (shh) chromosome 3, IMPLAD_Smil_shh, whole genome shotgun sequence genomic DNA includes:
- the LOC131018003 gene encoding UDP-glycosyltransferase 83A1-like → MTTVPDGLTPDDDPNSPFTLLQTLPKTMPQSLPELLQRINRENPNEKISCVIADLSFPWIFDIAENMGAEPVGFSPPSAACLAMMLHTLKLLEEGTLDANGPLKNGDVISLSDDIPSWSGKELPWSFAGDLKAEKHFFELVKGYKDAGKAKLWLCNTCYELEPAVAELLPNILPVGPLNLLDSNNSRSTNFYSEDSSCLSWLDSKLDGSVIYVSFGSFAVFSQQQLDELALGLELSGRAFLWVIRPDLANGSRVAYPDGFLERVSGLGKIVEWAPQNRVLSHSAIGCFVSHCGWNSTLEGVSRGVPFLCWSYFADQLHNERDICEKWEIGLKIEFDEVGIRSRHEIKKKIDMLFCDSKFKENASKLKEMCGKSVSDGGSSCKNLEKFIDHLSRR, encoded by the exons ATGACGACCGTCCCCGACGGGCTAACGCCGGACGACGATCCAAACAGCCCCTTCACGCTGCTTCAAACTCTCCCGAAGACAATGCCGCAAAGCTTACCAGAATTGCTTCAGAGGATCAACCGTGAGAATCCAAACGAGAAGATCAGCTGTGTCATCGCTGATCTCTCGTTTCCATGGATTTTTGACATTGCCGAGAACATGGGAGCCGAGCCTGTCGGTTTCTCGCCGCCATCCGCCGCCTGCTTGGCCATGATGCTGCACACTCTAAAATTGTTGGAAGAAGGAACTCTAGATGCAAATG GGCCACTCAAGAATGGGGATGTAATTAGCCTCTCAGATGATATACCATCATGGAGTGGAAAAGAGCTTCCATGGAGCTTTGCCGGCGACCTAAAAGCGGAAAAGCACTTCTTTGAACTCGTGAAAGGATACAAAGACGCTGGGAAAGCTAAGCTGTGGCTCTGCAACACTTGTTATGAACTTGAACCTGCAGTTGCCGAGTTGCTCCCAAACATCTTACCCGTCGGGCCGTTGAATTTACTCGACTCCAACAATTCAAGATCCACCAATTTTTATTCCGAAGATTCATCATGTTTAAGCTGGCTGGATAGTAAACTGGATGGATCGgtgatatatgtttcttttgGAAGTTTTGCAGTTTTCTCTCAGCAACAGCTGGATGAGTTGGCTCTCGGGCTCGAGCTATCGGGTCGGGCCTTTCTGTGGGTCATCCGACCGGACCTTGCGAACGGGTCACGGGTTGCGTATCCGGATGGGTTCTTGGAGAGGGTGAGTGGGCTCGGGAAGATTGTAGAATGGGCGCCCCAAAATAGAGTTCTGTCGCATTCAGCAATCGGGTGTTTTGTATCGCATTGTGGATGGAATTCGACTCTTGAAGGCGTGAGCAGAGGGGTCCCTTTCCTATGTTGGTCCTATTTTGCGGACCAATTGCATAATGAGAGGGACATCTGTGAGAAGTGGGAGATTGGGTTGAAAATTGAGTTTGATGAAGTGGGCATTAGATCGAGGCATGAGATCAAGAAGAAGATTGACATGTTGTTTTGTGATAGTAAGTTCAAGGAAAATGCATCGAAATTGAAGGAAATGTGTGGCAAGAGTGTTAGCGACGGTGGTTCGTCGTGTAAGAATCTAGAGAAATTCATTGATCATCTTAGTAGGAGATGA